One genomic window of Dendrosporobacter quercicolus includes the following:
- the eno gene encoding phosphopyruvate hydratase, with translation MTIITDVFAREIMDSRGNPTVEVDVVLEDGSLGRAAVPSGASTGAYEAVELRDGDKGRYLGKGVLKAVENVNSIIAPELIGLDALDQVAVDQIMLDLDGTPNKNKLGANALLGVSMAVAKAAAISQGLALYQYLGGFNAKQLPVPMMNILNGGQHADNNVDIQEFMVMPVGAASFAEALRMGAEIYHNLKSVLKGRGLNTAIGDEGGFAPNLASNEQALEVIIEAIQKAGYQPGEQVALALDVASSEIYKDGKYNLEGEGLVKTSAEMVEYYASLLEKYPIISIEDGMAEDDWDGWSLLTERLGGKVQLVGDDLFVTNTERLSRGIEAKVGNSILVKVNQIGTLTETFDTMEMAKRAGYTCVVSHRSGETEDATIADIAVAVNAGQIKTGAPARTDRIAKYNQLLRIEEELGETAQYQGRKVFYNLK, from the coding sequence ATGACAATTATTACGGATGTTTTTGCGCGCGAAATTATGGATTCACGGGGCAACCCCACCGTCGAGGTTGATGTTGTACTGGAAGACGGCAGTCTTGGCCGGGCCGCCGTGCCCTCAGGCGCATCCACCGGCGCGTATGAGGCTGTGGAACTGCGCGACGGTGATAAAGGCCGCTATTTGGGCAAAGGAGTGCTGAAAGCGGTAGAAAACGTGAACAGCATTATTGCGCCGGAGTTAATCGGTCTGGATGCACTGGATCAGGTGGCTGTCGACCAGATTATGCTGGACCTGGACGGTACGCCCAATAAAAATAAACTGGGCGCCAACGCGCTGCTGGGCGTGTCGATGGCAGTGGCCAAAGCCGCCGCTATTTCGCAGGGACTGGCGCTGTACCAGTACCTGGGCGGATTTAACGCCAAGCAGCTGCCTGTTCCAATGATGAATATTCTTAATGGCGGTCAACATGCGGACAACAATGTTGACATTCAGGAATTTATGGTAATGCCGGTTGGCGCAGCCAGTTTTGCCGAAGCCCTGCGGATGGGTGCTGAGATTTACCATAATCTGAAAAGTGTGCTGAAAGGCCGCGGGCTGAACACAGCAATTGGCGATGAAGGCGGTTTCGCTCCTAATCTGGCTTCCAATGAGCAAGCGCTGGAAGTGATTATTGAAGCCATCCAAAAAGCCGGATACCAGCCTGGCGAACAGGTTGCCCTGGCGCTGGATGTCGCATCCTCGGAAATTTACAAGGACGGCAAATACAACCTGGAGGGCGAGGGTTTGGTAAAAACCTCTGCTGAAATGGTTGAGTATTATGCTTCCCTGCTCGAAAAATATCCGATTATTTCGATTGAGGACGGGATGGCTGAAGATGACTGGGATGGCTGGTCGTTATTGACGGAGCGGCTGGGCGGCAAAGTCCAGTTGGTTGGCGATGACTTGTTTGTCACCAATACCGAGCGTTTGAGCCGTGGCATTGAAGCTAAGGTCGGCAATTCCATTTTGGTCAAAGTGAATCAAATCGGAACACTGACGGAAACCTTTGACACGATGGAGATGGCGAAACGGGCCGGTTATACCTGCGTGGTTTCCCATCGTTCCGGAGAAACTGAAGATGCAACCATTGCCGACATCGCCGTAGCGGTAAACGCCGGGCAAATCAAAACCGGCGCTCCCGCCCGTACCGACCGGATTGCCAAATACAATCAATTGCTGCGCATTGAGGAAGAACTTGGCGAGACCGCTCAGTACCAAGGACGCAAAGTATTCTACAATCTTAAATAG
- the glpA gene encoding anaerobic glycerol-3-phosphate dehydrogenase subunit GlpA, which translates to MQKATVVVIGGGATGVGILRDLCMRGIDAVLVEQSDLAYGTSSRYHGLLHSGGRYAVKDAEAGKECIEENMVLRKIGRHCVEATEGFFVRTELDDAAFEEKWVEACGKVGIPVTPLTVQEALRLEPNLSPKIKSVYRIPDAAIDGFRMVWQNAASSRKYGGRILTYTEVTGIESANGQVAGVKVRNTLNGQAGAIQCDFVVSAAGSWAGQIAQKAGITVNVQPDRGTLIAFNHRISSRVINRLRPAADGDIFVPHGSITILGTTSSEAVRPDDTIPSAAEIIRLLDIGQALFEDIRDYRILRAFTGTRPLYSADPGASGRGASRNFVILDHAADGLSGFVSIVGGKFTTYRLMAEKVTDLVCRYLNVNTPCRTALEPIVDDPSPALLSQARKYFPAYSSGLAASRLGADGLARVIKRIQDKPEKGQLLCECENVTLAEVEEAAADSTSYMLSDVRRKTRMGMGTCQGAFCTYRSVGAVDANGLAWGQDTAALFKEFLQARWKGIRPVLWGNVIREAELTRGIYDATLNINGAMEDEK; encoded by the coding sequence ATGCAAAAAGCGACTGTAGTGGTCATTGGCGGAGGTGCGACAGGGGTCGGCATTTTACGTGATTTATGCATGAGGGGCATTGACGCCGTGCTGGTTGAGCAGAGTGATCTGGCTTATGGCACTAGTTCCCGTTATCATGGACTGCTCCACAGCGGCGGCAGGTATGCAGTCAAAGATGCCGAGGCCGGCAAGGAATGCATTGAGGAAAACATGGTTTTGCGTAAAATCGGCCGGCACTGCGTTGAGGCTACCGAAGGTTTTTTTGTCCGGACAGAGTTAGATGATGCGGCGTTTGAAGAAAAATGGGTGGAAGCCTGCGGCAAGGTCGGCATCCCGGTTACGCCGCTGACGGTTCAGGAAGCATTGCGGCTGGAACCAAATCTAAGTCCTAAGATCAAGTCGGTCTACCGTATCCCTGATGCTGCGATTGACGGGTTTAGAATGGTTTGGCAAAACGCGGCGTCGTCCCGCAAATATGGCGGACGCATTTTAACTTATACCGAAGTAACCGGCATTGAAAGCGCCAACGGCCAGGTGGCGGGCGTTAAGGTTAGAAATACGCTAAATGGTCAGGCTGGGGCTATCCAGTGTGATTTTGTGGTCAGCGCCGCCGGGTCGTGGGCGGGACAGATTGCCCAAAAAGCCGGTATTACCGTCAATGTGCAGCCTGACCGGGGTACGCTGATTGCCTTTAATCACCGGATCAGCAGCCGGGTAATCAACAGGCTGCGTCCGGCTGCCGACGGCGACATTTTTGTGCCTCACGGCTCGATTACTATTTTGGGGACAACCTCATCGGAGGCCGTCCGTCCGGATGATACCATTCCTTCCGCCGCTGAAATCATCCGCTTGCTGGACATTGGGCAAGCCTTGTTTGAGGATATCCGGGATTACCGCATTTTGCGCGCCTTTACCGGCACCCGGCCGCTGTATAGCGCTGATCCCGGCGCCAGCGGCCGGGGGGCGTCCCGCAATTTTGTTATTTTAGACCATGCCGCTGACGGGTTAAGCGGGTTTGTCAGTATTGTGGGCGGAAAATTCACGACCTATCGCTTAATGGCCGAAAAGGTTACCGACCTGGTTTGCCGGTATTTAAACGTGAATACTCCCTGCCGTACCGCCCTTGAGCCGATCGTGGACGATCCGTCGCCGGCGCTGCTGAGTCAAGCCAGGAAATACTTTCCGGCCTACAGCTCGGGTCTCGCGGCCTCCCGCCTGGGGGCGGACGGTTTGGCGCGGGTAATCAAAAGAATCCAGGATAAGCCGGAAAAAGGTCAGTTGCTATGTGAATGCGAGAATGTCACCCTGGCTGAAGTTGAGGAGGCGGCGGCTGACAGCACCAGCTATATGCTGAGTGATGTCCGGCGCAAGACCAGAATGGGCATGGGGACCTGTCAGGGCGCTTTTTGCACTTATCGCAGTGTGGGCGCGGTGGATGCCAATGGGCTGGCCTGGGGTCAGGACACGGCCGCGCTGTTCAAGGAATTTCTCCAGGCCCGCTGGAAGGGAATCCGGCCGGTGTTGTGGGGCAATGTAATCCGGGAAGCTGAGTTAACGCGCGGGATTTATGACGCGACTTTAAATATAAATGGGGCGATGGAAGATGAAAAATAA
- the glpB gene encoding anaerobic glycerol-3-phosphate dehydrogenase subunit GlpB produces the protein MKNNDVIVVGGGLAGLFAAAVAAGQGRKVKVLAYGAGAMNIGGGIIDVLGYGNDARPLASPAAGLEQLPPEHPYRKIGKQALVAALTFFQQIALAEGYEYIGGIDQMQWLPTAAGTLKPTCLVPRTMQPAVLQQTDTVYVVGFDYLKDFYPHLVAGNLQKRFGRKKSFIPLTCTLNFTEGRDVSALDIARWLDTAAGQESFVQQLSGQVKPGSAVLAPPVLGTACSYALVENLEAVLGCRFLETAALPPAVTGLRLRTMLLRHLKKQGVSILEKALVISAVVNDGYCAGVMTDNFDRQRAYEGKAFILANGGLYGGGLSAEPGRIVEPVFGLPVAAPAAQEDWSNPQLFSDQKQLFAKLGIRVDEKMRPQTPEGATVLSNVHIVGRNLAGYDFCFEKSGNGVALASAYQAAMSL, from the coding sequence ATGAAAAATAACGATGTAATCGTTGTTGGCGGCGGTTTAGCCGGACTGTTTGCCGCCGCTGTCGCAGCCGGGCAAGGCCGGAAAGTAAAAGTGCTGGCTTATGGAGCGGGGGCTATGAACATTGGCGGCGGCATCATCGATGTTCTGGGCTATGGCAACGACGCCAGGCCGTTAGCCAGCCCGGCGGCCGGTTTAGAGCAGCTGCCGCCGGAACATCCTTATCGCAAGATCGGCAAGCAGGCGCTGGTTGCTGCTTTAACTTTTTTCCAGCAGATAGCGCTGGCGGAAGGCTATGAATATATCGGCGGCATTGATCAAATGCAATGGCTGCCGACGGCGGCCGGTACGCTGAAACCAACCTGTCTGGTGCCAAGGACAATGCAGCCGGCGGTTTTACAGCAAACCGATACGGTTTATGTTGTTGGCTTTGATTATCTAAAGGATTTTTATCCGCACTTAGTAGCGGGGAATTTACAGAAACGGTTTGGCCGGAAGAAATCCTTTATTCCGCTCACCTGTACCCTGAACTTTACCGAGGGGCGGGACGTTTCGGCGCTTGATATTGCCCGCTGGCTGGATACAGCCGCCGGTCAGGAAAGCTTTGTACAGCAACTTTCCGGACAGGTTAAGCCGGGCAGCGCCGTCCTGGCGCCGCCGGTGCTGGGAACAGCCTGCAGCTATGCCCTTGTGGAAAATCTGGAGGCAGTGCTGGGCTGCCGGTTTCTGGAAACAGCCGCTCTGCCGCCGGCGGTTACCGGACTCAGGCTGCGGACAATGCTGTTGAGGCATTTAAAGAAACAGGGCGTAAGCATTCTGGAAAAAGCTTTGGTGATCTCAGCGGTTGTCAATGACGGTTATTGCGCCGGTGTGATGACCGATAATTTTGACCGCCAGCGGGCTTATGAGGGCAAAGCCTTTATTCTGGCGAACGGCGGCTTGTATGGCGGCGGGCTGAGCGCTGAGCCGGGCCGGATTGTCGAGCCGGTATTTGGGCTGCCGGTTGCTGCTCCGGCTGCACAGGAAGACTGGTCTAATCCGCAGTTATTTTCAGATCAAAAGCAATTGTTTGCTAAGTTAGGCATCCGGGTGGATGAGAAGATGCGGCCGCAAACCCCGGAAGGCGCAACCGTGCTGAGCAATGTGCATATCGTCGGGCGTAACCTGGCCGGTTATGATTTCTGTTTCGAAAAGTCCGGTAATGGGGTGGCCCTGGCATCAGCTTACCAAGCAGCCATGTCATTATAA
- the gpmI gene encoding 2,3-bisphosphoglycerate-independent phosphoglycerate mutase, which translates to MAKLKTPLALVILDGWGIGKAGDSNNAIARAATPHMTLLAEMYPSTTLTCSGEAVGLPDGQMGNSEVGHLNIGAGRIVYQELTRITKAVRDGDFFTNPVLVDTVEKTRAGGGALHLMGLLSDGGVHSHNRHVYALLELAKRHGLSRVYVHAFLDGRDVPPSSGIEFVNALEEQMAELGIGRLATIAGRYYAMDRDKRWDRVAKAYEAIVDRAGEHAGSGRQAVEQAYRQGQTDEFVLPTVIDGCGDCGIKSGDGVIFFNFRPDRARQLTRAFTDQGFDGFERRSGYLKLNFTTMTQYEENLPVQVAYQPQYLKNTLGAVFAQAGLKQLRIAETEKYAHVTFFFNGGDENPSTGEDRILIPSPKVATYDLKPSMSAVEVTDQAVREIKSGKYDLIILNYANCDMVGHTGVLAAAMEAVAVVDTCLGRLVDAMRKIGGITCITADHGNAEMMVDPATGEPFTAHTTNVVPFVVVAEQQRGGKLRPGILADIAPTVLDLAGLEAPPEMTGKSLINKA; encoded by the coding sequence ATGGCAAAATTAAAAACTCCGTTAGCATTGGTTATCCTGGATGGCTGGGGGATTGGCAAGGCCGGCGATTCCAATAATGCCATCGCCCGGGCGGCCACGCCGCATATGACGCTGCTGGCGGAAATGTATCCCTCGACTACCCTGACCTGCTCCGGCGAAGCCGTTGGCTTGCCGGATGGTCAAATGGGCAACTCAGAGGTGGGGCACTTAAATATCGGCGCCGGCCGGATTGTTTATCAGGAGCTTACCAGGATTACCAAAGCAGTACGGGATGGTGATTTTTTCACCAACCCGGTGCTGGTTGATACAGTGGAAAAAACCAGGGCCGGCGGCGGGGCCCTGCACCTGATGGGTTTGCTGTCAGACGGCGGTGTGCACAGCCACAATCGGCATGTTTATGCGCTGCTGGAGCTGGCGAAACGTCACGGACTGAGCCGGGTGTATGTACATGCCTTTCTGGATGGCCGTGATGTGCCGCCTTCCAGCGGCATAGAGTTTGTGAACGCTCTGGAGGAGCAGATGGCCGAACTGGGTATCGGCCGGCTGGCTACCATTGCCGGCCGATACTATGCCATGGATCGCGATAAGCGCTGGGACCGGGTGGCCAAGGCCTACGAGGCTATCGTTGACCGGGCTGGTGAACATGCGGGATCAGGCCGCCAGGCGGTCGAGCAGGCTTACCGTCAGGGGCAGACCGACGAGTTCGTTTTGCCTACCGTGATTGACGGCTGCGGTGACTGCGGGATAAAAAGCGGCGATGGCGTCATCTTTTTCAACTTTAGGCCAGACCGGGCCCGGCAGCTGACCAGGGCCTTTACCGATCAGGGCTTTGACGGTTTTGAACGCCGCAGCGGTTACCTGAAGCTGAATTTTACCACAATGACGCAATATGAGGAGAACCTGCCTGTGCAGGTGGCCTATCAGCCGCAGTATCTGAAAAATACGTTGGGCGCGGTGTTCGCGCAGGCCGGCTTAAAGCAGCTTAGAATTGCGGAAACGGAAAAGTACGCTCATGTCACGTTCTTTTTTAACGGCGGCGACGAGAACCCGTCAACTGGTGAGGACCGGATACTAATACCGTCGCCCAAGGTGGCGACTTATGACTTGAAACCGTCAATGAGCGCGGTGGAAGTGACCGATCAAGCGGTTCGGGAAATAAAGAGCGGCAAGTATGATTTGATTATTCTAAATTATGCCAACTGCGACATGGTTGGACATACCGGTGTATTGGCGGCGGCCATGGAAGCGGTGGCTGTTGTGGATACCTGCCTGGGACGGCTGGTTGATGCTATGCGCAAAATTGGCGGAATTACCTGCATTACCGCCGACCATGGCAATGCTGAGATGATGGTTGATCCGGCGACCGGGGAGCCCTTTACCGCCCATACCACCAATGTTGTGCCGTTCGTTGTCGTTGCGGAGCAGCAGCGCGGCGGGAAACTGCGGCCGGGCATATTGGCGGATATTGCGCCAACCGTGCTGGATTTGGCCGGGCTGGAAGCACCGCCGGAAATGACCGGCAAAAGCTTAATTAACAAAGCTTAA
- the tpiA gene encoding triose-phosphate isomerase produces the protein MRTPIIAGNWKMHKTISETTALARELAALTADAKGVEVVICPPFTALAAAHEAVAGSAVKLGAQNMYWEPKGAFTGEIAPGMLSDAGCQYVIIGHSERRQYFGETDQTVNQKLKAAFANNLIPIICVGETLDQREAGTTEAVVGEQVQAGLAGLTEGQAASLVIAYEPVWAIGTGRTASSDDANSVCRLIRATVAKLFGQASADRVRIQYGGSVKADNIAELMAKSDIDGALVGGASLDAAGFSRIVKF, from the coding sequence ATGCGTACACCGATCATTGCAGGCAACTGGAAGATGCACAAAACAATTAGCGAAACAACCGCTTTGGCCCGGGAATTGGCTGCATTAACAGCTGACGCCAAAGGGGTCGAAGTTGTCATTTGCCCGCCGTTCACCGCTTTAGCCGCCGCTCACGAGGCTGTAGCGGGCAGTGCGGTTAAATTGGGCGCGCAAAATATGTACTGGGAGCCAAAAGGCGCTTTTACCGGTGAAATTGCACCCGGCATGTTGAGTGACGCCGGCTGCCAATATGTCATTATCGGCCATTCTGAACGCCGTCAGTATTTTGGCGAAACCGATCAAACGGTAAACCAGAAGTTAAAGGCGGCTTTTGCCAACAACCTTATTCCGATTATCTGCGTTGGCGAAACGCTGGATCAGCGGGAGGCCGGTACAACCGAGGCTGTTGTCGGCGAACAGGTTCAGGCCGGTTTGGCCGGTTTAACTGAAGGGCAGGCCGCCAGTCTGGTCATTGCCTATGAACCGGTCTGGGCCATTGGCACCGGCCGTACGGCCTCCTCTGACGATGCTAACTCGGTTTGCCGCCTGATCAGGGCTACTGTGGCCAAATTATTTGGTCAGGCCAGCGCCGACCGGGTGAGAATACAGTATGGCGGCAGTGTGAAAGCCGATAACATTGCTGAACTGATGGCCAAGAGCGATATTGACGGCGCCTTGGTGGGCGGCGCGTCTCTGGATGCCGCCGGCTTTAGCAGGATCGTAAAATTTTGA